From the Kitasatospora viridis genome, one window contains:
- the rpmJ gene encoding 50S ribosomal protein L36, whose product MKVKPSVKKICDKCKVIRRHGRVMVICDNLRHKQRQG is encoded by the coding sequence ATGAAGGTCAAGCCGAGCGTCAAGAAGATCTGCGACAAGTGCAAGGTGATCCGCCGTCACGGCCGGGTCATGGTGATCTGCGACAACCTGCGCCACAAGCAGCGCCAGGGCTGA
- the rpsM gene encoding 30S ribosomal protein S13 has translation MARLSGVDLPREKRIEIALTYVYGIGRTRAQLTLAETGVDPSIRVRDISEDDLVALQRFIDANFRVEGDLRREVAADIRRKVEIGCYEGLRHRRGLPVRGQRTHTNARTRKGPRRAIAGKKKPGKK, from the coding sequence ATGGCACGCCTCTCCGGCGTTGATCTCCCCCGCGAGAAGCGGATCGAGATCGCCCTCACGTACGTCTACGGCATCGGCCGCACCCGCGCCCAGCTGACGCTGGCCGAGACCGGTGTGGACCCGTCCATCCGCGTCCGCGACATCTCCGAGGACGACCTCGTCGCCCTGCAGCGGTTCATCGACGCCAACTTCCGCGTCGAGGGTGACCTCCGCCGCGAGGTCGCCGCCGACATCCGCCGCAAGGTCGAGATCGGCTGCTACGAGGGTCTGCGTCACCGCCGTGGCCTGCCGGTCCGCGGTCAGCGCACCCACACCAACGCGCGTACCCGCAAGGGCCCGCGTCGCGCGATTGCCGGCAAGAAGAAGCCGGGCAAGAAGTAG
- the rpsK gene encoding 30S ribosomal protein S11, producing the protein MPPKGRQAAGAKKIRRKEKKNVAHGHAHIKSTFNNTIVSITDPAGNVISWASAGHVGFKGSRKSTPFAAQMAAEAAARRAQEHGMRKVDVFVKGPGSGRETAIRSLQATGLEVGSIQDVTPTPHNGCRPPKRRRV; encoded by the coding sequence ATGCCCCCCAAGGGTCGTCAGGCTGCCGGCGCGAAGAAGATCCGCCGCAAGGAAAAGAAGAACGTCGCTCACGGGCACGCCCACATCAAGAGCACGTTCAACAACACCATCGTTTCGATCACCGACCCCGCGGGCAACGTGATCTCCTGGGCCTCTGCCGGCCACGTCGGCTTCAAGGGCTCGCGCAAGTCCACCCCGTTCGCCGCGCAGATGGCCGCCGAGGCCGCCGCGCGTCGTGCGCAGGAGCACGGCATGCGCAAGGTCGACGTCTTCGTCAAGGGTCCGGGCTCCGGCCGCGAGACCGCGATCCGCTCGCTCCAGGCCACCGGCCTGGAGGTGGGTTCGATCCAGGACGTCACCCCCACCCCGCACAACGGCTGCCGTCCGCCGAAGCGTCGCCGCGTCTGA
- a CDS encoding DNA-directed RNA polymerase subunit alpha produces MLIAQRPSLTEEVVDEYRSRFVIEPLEPGFGYTLGNSLRRTLLSSIPGAAVTSIRVDGVLHEFTTVPGVKEDVTDLILNIKQLVVSSEHDEPVVMYLRKQGPGVVTAADIAPPAGVEVHNPELVLATLNGKGKLEMELTVERGRGYVSAVQNKASGQEIGRIPVDSIYSPVLKVTYKVEATRVEQRTDFDKLIVDVETKPAMRPRDAMASAGKTLVELFGLARELNIDAEGIDMGPSPTDAALAADLALPIEELELTVRSYNCLKREGIHTVGELVARSEADLLDIRNFGAKSIDEVKAKLAGMGLALKDSPPGFDPTAAADAFGADDLDDAGYAETEQY; encoded by the coding sequence ATGCTTATCGCTCAGCGTCCGTCGCTGACCGAAGAGGTTGTCGACGAGTACCGCTCGCGGTTCGTCATCGAGCCGCTGGAGCCGGGCTTCGGCTACACCCTCGGCAACTCGCTTCGCCGCACGCTCCTCTCCTCGATCCCGGGCGCCGCTGTCACCAGCATCCGGGTCGACGGTGTCCTGCACGAGTTCACCACCGTGCCGGGCGTCAAGGAGGACGTCACCGACCTCATCCTGAACATCAAGCAACTGGTCGTCTCCTCGGAGCACGACGAGCCGGTCGTGATGTACCTGCGCAAGCAGGGTCCGGGTGTGGTCACCGCCGCCGACATCGCGCCCCCGGCCGGTGTCGAGGTGCACAACCCCGAGCTGGTCCTGGCCACGCTGAACGGCAAGGGCAAGCTGGAGATGGAGCTGACCGTCGAGCGCGGTCGCGGCTACGTCTCCGCCGTGCAGAACAAGGCCTCCGGCCAGGAGATCGGCCGGATCCCGGTCGACTCGATCTACAGCCCCGTGCTGAAGGTCACCTACAAGGTCGAGGCCACCCGTGTCGAGCAGCGGACCGACTTCGACAAGCTGATCGTCGACGTCGAGACCAAGCCCGCCATGCGTCCGCGCGACGCCATGGCCTCGGCCGGCAAGACCCTGGTGGAGCTGTTCGGCCTCGCTCGCGAGCTGAACATCGACGCCGAGGGCATCGACATGGGCCCGTCCCCGACGGACGCCGCCCTGGCCGCCGACCTGGCGCTGCCGATCGAGGAGCTGGAGCTCACCGTCCGCTCCTACAACTGCCTCAAGCGCGAGGGCATCCACACCGTGGGTGAGCTCGTCGCCCGCTCGGAGGCCGACCTGCTCGACATCCGCAACTTCGGTGCGAAGTCGATCGACGAGGTCAAGGCGAAGCTGGCCGGCATGGGCCTGGCCCTCAAGGACAGCCCGCCCGGGTTCGACCCGACCGCCGCCGCCGACGCCTTCGGCGCCGACGACCTGGACGACGCGGGTTACGCGGAGACCGAGCAGTACTGA
- the rplQ gene encoding 50S ribosomal protein L17, whose translation MPRPAKGARLGGGPHHEPLLLAGLCRELFQYGRITTTEAKARRMRPLAEKLITKAKAGDIHNRRIVRKTITDIAVLHTLFTEIAPRYENRPGGYTRITKIGPRRGDNAPMAVIELVEALTVAQTAVGEAEAATKRAVKETEAAAPVADEAPADAAPADEAEQA comes from the coding sequence ATGCCCCGTCCCGCGAAGGGCGCCCGCCTCGGCGGCGGCCCGCACCACGAGCCGCTGCTGCTCGCCGGCCTGTGCCGCGAGCTGTTCCAGTACGGCCGCATCACCACGACCGAGGCCAAGGCCCGTCGGATGCGCCCGCTGGCGGAGAAGCTGATCACCAAGGCCAAGGCCGGTGACATCCACAACCGTCGCATCGTCCGCAAGACGATCACCGACATCGCCGTGCTGCACACCCTCTTCACCGAGATCGCGCCGCGGTACGAGAACCGCCCGGGTGGCTACACCCGCATCACCAAGATCGGTCCCCGTCGTGGCGACAACGCCCCGATGGCCGTGATCGAGCTGGTCGAGGCGCTGACCGTGGCCCAGACCGCGGTCGGCGAGGCCGAGGCCGCCACCAAGCGCGCCGTCAAGGAGACCGAGGCTGCCGCCCCGGTCGCCGACGAGGCTCCGGCCGACGCCGCCCCGGCGGACGAGGCCGAGCAGGCCTGA
- the truA gene encoding tRNA pseudouridine(38-40) synthase TruA — MNDCAEEKPQRVDGPAAGHTRIRLDLSYHGAEFSGWARQKGGRRTVQEEIESALQVVTRSQELYPLTVAGRTDAGVHARGQVAHVDLPDELWAVHGEKLLRRLAGRLPADVRIYRAAEAPAGFDARFSAVWRRYAYRVADHPGGVDPLLRGHVLWHDRPLDLAKMNAAAELLLGEHDFAAYCKKREGATTIRTLLDLRWDRVPMDPYAAQEGSLAVATVRADAFCHNMVRALVGAMLLVGDGHRPVEFPGEVLRGGVRNSAVNVIRPYGLTLEEVGYPADDQLAERSRQARRMRTLPGQAG, encoded by the coding sequence GTGAACGACTGCGCCGAGGAGAAGCCGCAGCGGGTGGACGGACCGGCCGCCGGGCACACCCGGATCCGGCTGGACCTGAGCTACCACGGAGCCGAGTTCTCCGGCTGGGCCCGCCAGAAGGGCGGGCGGCGCACGGTGCAGGAGGAGATCGAGAGCGCGCTGCAGGTGGTCACCCGCAGCCAGGAGCTCTACCCGCTGACCGTGGCCGGCCGCACCGACGCCGGGGTGCACGCGCGCGGCCAGGTGGCCCACGTGGACCTGCCGGACGAACTGTGGGCCGTGCACGGCGAGAAGCTGCTGCGCCGGTTGGCCGGGCGGCTGCCGGCCGACGTGCGGATCTACCGGGCGGCCGAGGCGCCGGCCGGCTTCGACGCGCGCTTCTCGGCGGTCTGGCGCCGGTACGCCTACCGGGTGGCCGACCACCCGGGCGGGGTCGACCCGCTGCTGCGCGGCCACGTGCTCTGGCACGACCGGCCGCTGGACCTGGCGAAGATGAACGCCGCGGCCGAACTCCTGCTCGGCGAGCACGACTTCGCGGCCTACTGCAAGAAGCGCGAGGGCGCCACCACCATCCGCACCCTGCTCGACCTGCGCTGGGACCGGGTGCCGATGGACCCGTACGCGGCCCAGGAGGGCTCGCTGGCGGTGGCCACGGTGCGGGCCGACGCGTTCTGCCACAACATGGTGCGGGCCCTGGTCGGCGCGATGCTGCTGGTCGGCGACGGGCACCGGCCGGTGGAGTTCCCCGGCGAGGTGCTGCGCGGCGGGGTGCGCAACAGCGCGGTCAACGTGATCCGGCCCTACGGGCTGACCCTGGAGGAGGTCGGGTACCCGGCCGACGACCAGCTGGCCGAGCGCAGCAGGCAGGCCCGCCGGATGCGCACCCTGCCCGGTCAGGCCGGGTAA
- a CDS encoding ABC-F family ATP-binding cassette domain-containing protein encodes MGHVEISHLEYYLPDGRVLFDDASFRVGEGAKAALVGANGAGKTTLLRMIAGDVQPHGGTVTVSGGLGVMRQFVGTTGREDQRETPGALAPDASVRDLLVSVAPARIATAARAVDAAELAMLAQDDEKSQMAYAQALSDWADAGGYDYETDWDVCTTSALGMPFDRAQFRGLNTLSGGEQKRLVLETLLRGPDEVLLLDEPDNYLDVPGKRWLEEAVKASAKTVLFISHDRELLSRTADKIISVESGFGGGGSSVWVHGGGFDSFHEARKERFARFEELGRRWDEEHAKLKKLVVTLRQAAAVSHALATRYAAAQTRLKKFEEAGRPEEPPREQNITMRLKGGRTGVRALTIEQLELTGLMKPFDLEVYYGQRVAVLGSNGSGKSHFLRLLAGDQTVGHTGGFKLGARVVPGHFRQTHAHPELFGRTVRSIVEEEHALSRGAAMGALRRYELDKQEEQKFESLSGGQQARLMILKLELSGVTALLLDEPTDNLDLESAEALQEGLEAFDGTVLCVTHDRWFARTFDRFLVFGSDGRVYESPEPVWDERRVERER; translated from the coding sequence ATGGGACACGTCGAGATTTCACACCTGGAGTACTACCTGCCGGACGGTCGGGTGTTGTTCGACGACGCGTCCTTCCGGGTCGGCGAGGGCGCCAAGGCCGCCCTGGTCGGCGCGAACGGGGCCGGCAAGACCACCCTGCTGCGGATGATCGCCGGGGACGTGCAGCCGCACGGCGGCACCGTGACGGTCAGCGGCGGCCTCGGCGTGATGCGCCAGTTCGTCGGCACCACCGGGCGGGAGGACCAGCGCGAGACGCCGGGCGCGCTGGCCCCGGACGCCTCGGTGCGTGACCTGCTGGTCTCGGTCGCCCCGGCCCGGATCGCCACCGCCGCCCGCGCGGTGGACGCCGCCGAGCTGGCGATGCTGGCCCAGGACGACGAGAAGTCGCAGATGGCCTACGCCCAGGCGCTCTCCGACTGGGCCGACGCGGGCGGCTACGACTACGAGACCGACTGGGACGTGTGCACCACCTCGGCCCTCGGGATGCCCTTCGACCGGGCCCAGTTCCGCGGCCTGAACACGCTCTCCGGCGGTGAGCAGAAGCGCCTGGTGCTGGAGACGCTGCTGCGCGGCCCGGACGAGGTGCTGCTGCTCGACGAGCCGGACAACTACCTGGACGTGCCCGGGAAGCGCTGGCTGGAGGAGGCGGTCAAGGCCAGCGCCAAGACCGTGCTCTTCATCTCGCACGACCGCGAGCTGCTCTCCCGGACCGCCGACAAGATCATCAGCGTCGAGTCCGGCTTCGGGGGCGGCGGCAGCTCGGTCTGGGTGCACGGCGGCGGCTTCGACTCCTTCCACGAGGCCCGCAAGGAGCGGTTCGCCCGGTTCGAGGAGCTCGGCCGGCGCTGGGACGAGGAGCACGCCAAGCTGAAGAAGCTGGTCGTGACGCTCCGTCAGGCCGCGGCGGTCAGCCACGCGCTGGCCACCCGGTACGCCGCCGCGCAGACCCGGCTGAAGAAGTTCGAGGAGGCCGGCCGCCCGGAGGAGCCGCCCCGCGAGCAGAACATCACCATGCGGCTCAAGGGCGGCCGCACCGGCGTGCGCGCGCTGACCATCGAGCAGCTGGAGCTGACCGGCTTGATGAAGCCCTTCGACCTGGAGGTCTACTACGGCCAGCGGGTCGCGGTGCTGGGCTCCAACGGGTCGGGCAAGTCGCACTTCCTGCGGCTGCTGGCCGGTGACCAGACGGTCGGGCACACCGGCGGCTTCAAGCTCGGCGCCCGGGTGGTGCCGGGCCACTTCCGGCAGACCCACGCCCACCCGGAGCTCTTCGGCCGCACCGTGCGCTCGATCGTCGAGGAGGAGCACGCGCTCAGCCGCGGCGCCGCGATGGGCGCGCTGCGCCGCTACGAGCTGGACAAGCAGGAGGAGCAGAAGTTCGAGTCGCTCTCCGGCGGCCAGCAGGCCCGGCTGATGATCCTCAAGCTGGAGCTCTCCGGGGTGACGGCGCTGCTGCTCGACGAGCCCACCGACAACCTCGACCTGGAGAGCGCCGAGGCGCTGCAGGAGGGGCTGGAGGCGTTCGACGGCACGGTGCTCTGCGTGACCCACGACCGCTGGTTCGCCCGGACCTTCGACCGCTTCCTGGTCTTCGGCAGTGACGGCCGGGTCTACGAGTCCCCGGAGCCGGTCTGGGACGAGCGCCGGGTGGAGCGCGAGCGCTGA
- the rplM gene encoding 50S ribosomal protein L13: MRTYSPKPGDVQRQWHVIDATDVVLGRLASQAANLLRGKHKPTYAPHMDMGDFVIIINADKVHLSGNKRTQKLAYRHSGFPGGLRSVRYDDLLANNPEKAVEKAIKGMIPKNSLGRQMFSKLKVYSGDQHPHAAQQPVPFEITQVAQ, translated from the coding sequence GTGCGTACGTACAGCCCCAAGCCCGGCGACGTCCAGCGTCAGTGGCACGTCATCGACGCGACCGACGTCGTGCTCGGCCGCCTGGCCTCCCAGGCCGCGAACCTCCTCCGGGGCAAGCACAAGCCCACCTACGCGCCGCACATGGACATGGGTGACTTCGTCATCATCATCAACGCGGACAAGGTGCACCTCTCGGGCAACAAGCGGACCCAGAAGCTCGCCTACCGCCACTCCGGTTTCCCGGGCGGTCTGCGTTCCGTTCGCTACGACGACCTGCTGGCGAACAACCCGGAGAAGGCCGTCGAGAAGGCCATCAAGGGCATGATCCCGAAGAACAGCCTGGGCCGTCAGATGTTCTCGAAGCTCAAGGTGTACTCGGGCGACCAGCACCCGCACGCTGCCCAGCAGCCGGTGCCGTTCGAGATCACCCAGGTCGCGCAGTAA
- the rpsI gene encoding 30S ribosomal protein S9, with amino-acid sequence METTLDVDFDEELTEYTSEGDETSYSTESLAGRFGEALPGAGLGRRKEAIARVRIVPGTGQWKINGRTLENYFPNKVHQQTVNEPFKLLELDGRYDVVARIAGGGVSGQAYALRLGVARALNEADVDNNRGALKKAGFLTRDDRAVERKKAGLKKARKAPQYSKR; translated from the coding sequence ATCGAGACCACCCTGGACGTCGACTTCGACGAGGAGCTCACCGAGTACACCTCCGAGGGCGACGAGACCTCCTACTCCACCGAGTCGCTCGCCGGCCGCTTCGGCGAGGCCCTGCCGGGCGCCGGCCTGGGCCGCCGCAAGGAGGCGATCGCCCGCGTGCGCATCGTCCCCGGCACCGGCCAGTGGAAGATCAACGGTCGCACCCTGGAGAACTACTTCCCCAACAAGGTGCACCAGCAGACCGTCAACGAGCCCTTCAAGCTCCTTGAGCTGGACGGCCGTTACGACGTCGTCGCCCGCATCGCGGGTGGCGGTGTCTCCGGTCAGGCCTACGCGCTGCGCCTCGGCGTGGCCCGTGCGCTGAACGAGGCCGACGTGGACAACAACCGCGGCGCCCTCAAGAAGGCCGGCTTCCTGACCCGTGACGACCGCGCCGTCGAGCGCAAGAAGGCCGGTCTCAAGAAGGCCCGTAAGGCCCCGCAGTACAGCAAGCGCTAA
- the glmM gene encoding phosphoglucosamine mutase translates to MARLFGTDGVRGVANEGLTAELALGLSMAAAHVLGEAGGLGGRRPVAVVGRDPRASGEFLEAAVIAGLAGSGVDVLRVGVLPTPAVAYLTGALGADFGVMLSASHNAMPDNGIKFLARGGHKLDDSIEDAIEADYRGHLDGTLDRPRPTGAGVGRVHEYTEGFDKYVAHLVAVLPNRLDGVRVVIDGAHGAAARVAPEAFARAGAEVVYTLGAEPTGLNINDGVGSTHLDGLRRAMREHRADLGIALDGDADRCLAADAEGDEVDGDQIIAILAVAMREAGTLRGNTAVGTVMANLGFKLAMEREGIALVETAVGDRYVLEAMKEHGYALGGEQSGHVILLDHATTGDGTLTGLMLGARLAATRKPLAELAQVMTRLPQVLINVKDVDKSRVADCGELTLAVKAATEELGATGRVLLRPSGTEPLVRVMVEAADQEQAKAVAERLASVVRSQLAV, encoded by the coding sequence GTGGCACGACTCTTCGGCACCGACGGCGTACGCGGTGTGGCCAACGAGGGCCTCACCGCCGAACTGGCGCTCGGCCTCTCGATGGCCGCCGCTCATGTACTGGGCGAGGCGGGCGGCCTCGGTGGCCGGCGTCCGGTCGCCGTGGTCGGGCGTGACCCGCGGGCCAGCGGCGAGTTCCTCGAAGCCGCGGTGATCGCCGGGCTGGCCGGCTCGGGCGTGGACGTGCTGCGGGTCGGGGTGCTGCCCACCCCGGCCGTCGCCTACCTCACCGGGGCGCTCGGGGCCGACTTCGGCGTGATGCTCTCGGCCAGCCACAACGCGATGCCGGACAACGGGATCAAGTTCCTGGCCCGCGGCGGCCACAAGCTGGACGATTCGATCGAGGACGCGATCGAGGCCGACTACCGGGGCCACCTGGACGGCACGCTGGACCGTCCGCGGCCTACCGGCGCCGGGGTCGGCCGAGTGCACGAGTACACCGAGGGCTTCGACAAGTACGTCGCCCACCTGGTCGCGGTGCTGCCGAACCGGCTGGACGGCGTGCGGGTGGTCATCGACGGCGCGCACGGCGCGGCCGCCCGGGTCGCCCCCGAGGCCTTCGCCCGGGCCGGTGCCGAGGTGGTCTACACGCTGGGCGCCGAGCCGACCGGCCTGAACATCAACGACGGCGTCGGCTCCACCCACCTGGACGGCCTGCGCCGGGCGATGCGCGAGCACCGGGCGGACCTGGGCATCGCGCTGGACGGCGACGCCGACCGCTGCCTGGCCGCCGACGCCGAGGGCGACGAGGTGGACGGCGACCAGATCATCGCGATCCTGGCGGTGGCCATGCGCGAGGCCGGCACGCTGCGCGGGAACACCGCGGTCGGCACCGTGATGGCCAACCTGGGCTTCAAGCTGGCCATGGAGCGCGAGGGCATCGCCCTGGTCGAGACGGCGGTGGGGGACCGCTACGTGCTGGAGGCGATGAAGGAGCACGGCTACGCGCTGGGCGGCGAGCAGTCCGGCCACGTGATCCTGCTGGACCACGCGACCACCGGCGACGGCACGCTGACCGGCCTGATGCTGGGGGCCAGGCTGGCCGCCACCCGCAAGCCGCTGGCCGAGCTGGCCCAGGTGATGACCCGGCTGCCGCAGGTGCTGATCAACGTCAAGGACGTGGACAAGAGCCGGGTCGCCGACTGCGGCGAGCTGACCCTGGCGGTCAAGGCGGCCACCGAGGAGCTGGGCGCCACCGGCCGGGTGCTGCTGCGGCCCTCCGGCACCGAGCCGCTGGTCCGGGTGATGGTGGAGGCCGCGGACCAGGAGCAGGCCAAGGCGGTGGCCGAGCGGCTGGCCTCGGTGGTCCGGTCGCAGCTGGCGGTCTGA
- the coaA gene encoding type I pantothenate kinase, giving the protein MTELCTRGASSAPAPSPSPYVDLSRAEWSALRDRTPLPLTADEVERLRGLGTALDLDEVRDVYLPLSRLLNLYIHATHELRGALGTFLDTPDTERTRTPFIIGVAGSVAVGKSTTARLLQALLARWPEHPRVELVTTDGFLLPNEELRRRGLMARKGFPESYDRRALMRFVADVKAGKQEVSAPVYSHLVYDIVPDQRLTVQRPDILIVEGLNVLQPALPGNDGRTRLAVADYFDFSIYVDARTDDIENWYLSRFKKLRDTAFLDPSSYFRRFTEVPEEEAMEYGRQVWRTINKPNLLENVLPTRGRATLVLQKGADHKVRRARLRKL; this is encoded by the coding sequence CTGACCGAACTCTGTACCCGGGGCGCCTCCTCGGCGCCCGCCCCGTCGCCGTCCCCGTACGTCGACCTCTCCCGGGCCGAGTGGAGCGCCCTGCGCGACCGCACCCCGCTGCCGTTGACCGCCGACGAGGTGGAACGGCTGAGGGGCCTGGGCACAGCACTCGACCTGGACGAGGTGCGCGACGTCTACCTGCCGCTCTCGCGGCTGCTGAACCTCTACATCCACGCCACCCACGAGCTGCGCGGTGCCCTGGGGACCTTCCTGGACACCCCGGACACCGAGCGCACCCGGACCCCGTTCATCATCGGCGTGGCCGGCTCGGTGGCGGTGGGCAAGTCCACCACCGCCCGTCTGCTGCAGGCCCTGCTGGCCCGCTGGCCCGAGCACCCGCGGGTCGAGCTGGTCACCACCGACGGCTTCCTGCTGCCCAACGAGGAGTTGCGCCGGCGCGGCCTGATGGCCCGCAAGGGCTTCCCGGAGTCCTACGACCGGCGGGCCCTGATGCGCTTCGTCGCGGACGTGAAGGCCGGCAAGCAGGAGGTCTCCGCCCCGGTCTACTCGCACCTGGTCTACGACATCGTCCCGGACCAGCGGCTCACCGTGCAGCGGCCGGACATCCTGATCGTCGAGGGCCTGAACGTGCTGCAGCCCGCCCTGCCCGGCAACGACGGCCGCACCCGGCTCGCGGTGGCCGACTACTTCGACTTCTCGATCTACGTCGACGCGCGCACCGACGACATCGAGAACTGGTACCTGTCCCGGTTCAAGAAGCTCCGGGACACCGCCTTCCTGGACCCCAGCTCCTACTTCCGCCGGTTCACCGAGGTGCCGGAGGAGGAGGCGATGGAGTACGGCCGCCAGGTCTGGCGCACCATCAACAAGCCCAACCTGCTGGAGAACGTGCTGCCCACCCGCGGCCGGGCCACCCTCGTGCTGCAGAAGGGCGCCGACCACAAGGTCCGCCGCGCCCGGCTCCGCAAGCTCTGA
- the glmS gene encoding glutamine--fructose-6-phosphate transaminase (isomerizing) produces the protein MCGIVGYVGSQSALDVVIAGLQRLEYRGYDSAGVAIQTADSRGQWSLATDKRAGKLVNLEKSLAEVPLPGGTTGIGHTRWATHGGPTDANAHPHLDDHRKVAVVHNGIIENFAQLRAELADRGHSLRSETDTEVVAHLLGEAFQGDLAEAMRVVCRQLDGAFTLVAVHADQPGTVVGARRNSPLVVGVGEGENFLASDVAAFIAHTREAIELGQDQVVELTADGVTVTDFAGAPAEVRAYHVDWDASAAEKAGYDYFMLKEIAEQPKAVADTLLGRIGTDGRLTLDELRIPDAVLREVDKVVIVACGTAFHAGMIAKYAIEHWTRIPCEVEVASEFRYRDPILDARTLVIAISQSGETMDTLMALRHAREQGARVLAICNTNGSTIPRESDAVLYTHAGPEVAVASTKAFLTQLVACYLVALYLGQVRGTKWGDEIYAVIKELSEAPKQVEQVLRTMEPVRELARSLADARSVLFLGRHVGFPVALEGALKLKELAYMHAEGFAAGELKHGPIALIEEGLPVVVVVPSPRGRSLLHDKIVSNIQEIRARGARTIVIAEEGDEAVVPYADHLIRIPATPTLLQPLVATVPLQVFACELATAKGHEVDQPRNLAKSVTVE, from the coding sequence ATGTGCGGAATTGTTGGATATGTGGGCTCGCAGAGCGCACTGGACGTTGTCATCGCCGGTCTGCAGCGGTTGGAGTACCGAGGGTACGACTCGGCAGGCGTGGCCATTCAGACGGCAGACTCCCGAGGGCAGTGGAGTCTGGCCACCGACAAGCGGGCCGGAAAGCTCGTCAACCTTGAGAAGTCGCTCGCCGAGGTCCCTCTCCCCGGCGGCACCACCGGCATCGGACACACCCGTTGGGCCACCCACGGCGGGCCGACCGACGCCAATGCCCACCCCCACCTGGATGACCACCGCAAGGTGGCGGTGGTGCACAACGGCATCATCGAGAACTTCGCCCAGCTGCGGGCCGAACTGGCCGACCGCGGCCACTCGCTGCGCTCCGAGACCGACACCGAGGTGGTCGCGCACCTGCTCGGCGAGGCCTTCCAGGGCGACCTGGCGGAGGCCATGCGGGTCGTCTGCCGGCAGCTGGACGGTGCCTTCACGCTGGTCGCCGTGCACGCCGATCAGCCCGGCACGGTGGTCGGCGCCCGGCGCAACTCCCCGCTGGTGGTGGGCGTGGGCGAGGGCGAGAACTTCCTCGCCTCGGACGTGGCCGCGTTCATCGCGCACACCCGGGAGGCGATCGAGCTCGGCCAGGACCAGGTGGTGGAGCTGACCGCGGACGGGGTCACGGTGACCGACTTCGCCGGCGCGCCGGCCGAGGTGCGGGCCTACCACGTGGACTGGGACGCGTCGGCGGCCGAGAAGGCCGGCTACGACTACTTCATGCTCAAGGAGATCGCCGAGCAGCCGAAGGCGGTGGCCGACACCCTGCTGGGCCGGATCGGCACCGACGGCCGGCTCACCCTCGACGAGCTGCGGATCCCGGACGCGGTGCTGCGCGAGGTGGACAAGGTCGTCATCGTCGCCTGCGGCACCGCCTTCCACGCCGGGATGATCGCCAAGTACGCGATCGAGCACTGGACCCGGATCCCCTGCGAGGTCGAGGTGGCCTCGGAGTTCCGCTACCGGGACCCGATCCTGGACGCCCGCACCCTGGTGATCGCGATCTCCCAGTCCGGCGAGACCATGGACACCCTGATGGCGCTGCGGCACGCCCGCGAGCAGGGCGCCCGGGTGCTGGCGATCTGCAACACCAACGGCTCGACCATCCCGCGCGAGTCCGACGCGGTGCTCTACACCCACGCCGGGCCCGAGGTGGCGGTCGCCTCCACCAAGGCCTTCCTGACCCAGCTGGTCGCCTGCTACCTGGTGGCGCTCTACCTGGGCCAGGTGCGCGGCACCAAGTGGGGCGACGAGATCTACGCCGTCATCAAGGAGCTGTCCGAGGCGCCGAAGCAGGTCGAGCAGGTGCTGCGGACCATGGAGCCGGTGCGCGAGCTGGCCCGCTCGCTGGCCGACGCCCGCTCGGTGCTCTTCCTCGGCCGGCACGTCGGGTTCCCGGTGGCGCTGGAGGGCGCGCTCAAGCTCAAGGAGCTCGCCTACATGCACGCCGAGGGCTTCGCGGCGGGCGAGCTGAAGCACGGTCCGATCGCGCTGATCGAGGAGGGGCTGCCGGTGGTCGTGGTGGTGCCCTCGCCGCGCGGGCGGTCGCTGCTGCACGACAAGATCGTCTCCAACATCCAGGAGATCCGGGCCCGCGGTGCGCGGACCATCGTGATCGCGGAGGAGGGCGACGAGGCGGTGGTGCCGTACGCCGACCACCTGATCCGGATCCCGGCCACCCCGACCCTGCTGCAGCCGCTGGTGGCCACCGTGCCGCTGCAGGTGTTCGCCTGCGAGCTGGCCACCGCCAAGGGGCACGAGGTGGACCAGCCGCGGAACCTGGCGAAGTCGGTGACGGTGGAGTGA